From the Nodularia sp. NIES-3585 genome, one window contains:
- a CDS encoding DUF3143 domain-containing protein has product MLTPDTPLYSHPLPQIEKWLKEQGCQQDDNELHCWRVQRPSWQAELWLDTEQITVRYIKSGENDQEIQRSFKYSLSREDIEQAVFSGP; this is encoded by the coding sequence ATGCTTACTCCCGATACACCTTTATATAGTCATCCCTTACCACAAATTGAGAAGTGGTTAAAAGAGCAAGGCTGTCAACAAGATGACAATGAGCTACATTGTTGGCGTGTACAGCGACCTAGTTGGCAAGCTGAACTGTGGCTTGATACTGAGCAAATTACCGTCAGATATATCAAATCTGGGGAAAATGACCAAGAAATTCAACGCTCGTTTAAGTATTCTCTCAGCCGGGAAGATATAGAACAAGCTGTGTTTTCTGGTCCCTAA
- a CDS encoding DUF6174 domain-containing protein, with protein MRLPIIVSVGFLLSLGLNVPVLSQSPIEIARPPARNNLNFRKLQFNRRLWNQQNISNYRYTLSNSCFCIPEARGPVVIEVRNGQTTSITSVATGLAVEPQLFQEYNTIPKLFNVIQDAINRQAFSLNVSYSPRLGYPTQINIDYNSQMADEEVYLTIENFEEVQ; from the coding sequence ATGCGCTTACCTATAATTGTCAGTGTCGGATTCTTACTATCTTTAGGTTTGAACGTACCAGTATTGTCTCAATCTCCTATAGAGATAGCACGACCGCCAGCACGTAATAACTTGAATTTCCGGAAATTACAATTTAATCGCCGTTTGTGGAATCAGCAAAATATTTCCAACTATCGCTATACCTTGAGCAACAGTTGCTTTTGTATACCCGAAGCTAGAGGGCCAGTAGTGATTGAAGTACGTAATGGTCAAACAACCTCAATCACTTCTGTAGCTACAGGTCTAGCAGTTGAGCCACAATTGTTTCAAGAATACAATACAATTCCTAAGCTTTTTAATGTGATTCAAGATGCTATCAACCGTCAAGCCTTTAGCCTGAATGTGAGCTATTCTCCTAGACTCGGCTATCCTACCCAAATTAATATTGATTACAACAGTCAGATGGCTGATGAAGAAGTATATCTCACAATTGAAAATTTTGAGGAAGTTCAATAG
- a CDS encoding phytochelatin synthase family protein: protein MDLDNLAQISKRDLEIIQLHQFQQPIYCCNVTAIAYAFTALGYLTTVDEIFYVTQLPIASVLDDGMTLAETYDTCRTYLERKGLPLSIRIVHFDQPSMTLEAFIREVEAAVSDETDIHILNFNTRIAHENPSLEGGHFSLLADYDPDSQEVTIADTNPKRYTRFWKCSIQLIYDACVDKDSSSNRSRGMIVLRRQEKANLAANKVLHTSEIALNALHSE from the coding sequence ATGGATCTTGATAACCTAGCTCAAATTTCCAAACGAGATTTGGAAATCATTCAACTACATCAGTTTCAACAACCCATCTACTGTTGCAATGTCACTGCAATTGCCTATGCCTTCACCGCATTGGGATACCTGACGACTGTTGATGAGATTTTTTATGTCACCCAACTGCCCATCGCCTCGGTTTTAGATGATGGCATGACCTTAGCAGAAACCTACGATACCTGTCGAACTTACCTTGAAAGAAAAGGATTACCTCTGTCCATTCGGATAGTGCATTTTGATCAACCAAGTATGACCCTCGAAGCATTTATACGTGAAGTTGAAGCAGCCGTTTCTGATGAAACTGATATCCACATTCTTAACTTCAATACCCGTATTGCCCATGAAAATCCCAGTTTAGAAGGTGGTCATTTCTCATTATTGGCAGACTATGACCCGGACAGTCAAGAAGTCACCATTGCGGATACAAATCCCAAACGGTATACCCGGTTTTGGAAATGCTCAATTCAGCTTATATATGACGCTTGCGTAGATAAGGATTCTTCATCGAATCGCTCTCGTGGCATGATTGTGCTTCGGAGGCAGGAGAAAGCCAATCTCGCAGCTAATAAAGTGCTTCATACATCAGAAATTGCCTTGAACGCTCTCCATTCTGAATAG
- a CDS encoding caspase family protein: MPHIKRRQFVQFAGSALATLGISQWDIMQQGDSIGQVLAQSTPRKLALLVGINEYSGNITPLSGCVNDVLMQKELLTYRFGFNPQDILTLTDQQATRQNILTAFEEHLIKQAKPGDVVVFHFSGHGSQVQDPDGDSPDGLNSTLVPVDGDLPMGYPAIGGTVQHIMGHTLFLLMSALQTENVTVVLDSCHSGGGTRGIFRVRSMDGGNLLQPSQTELDYQRQWLGKLGMSPQDFIRKRRENIAKGVAIASARREQLAVDFPFGDFSAGAFTYVFTQYLWQRAGNEPVSRAMLNVRQSTNSLAREQGVMQNPEFESNLRPGNANAPIYFTPKQSLSAEAVITQVKGNEVELWLGGLDSASLEAFTNNPYFIALDPSGGQRGLVRLDSRQGLVGKGTLQTNTRQQGTLQPGTILQERIRSIPNNLTLKIGIDNSLNNNTAQQARQALQKIQRIQPKTVEREELQYIFGQMNAAKYQELQKNNISNLPEVGSFGLFLPSLEQIVSNSFGEAKETVIQAVERLQPKLRSLLATRIVKQMLGNTNSSRINITASMNLADEQKLISETFTTRGTVKQITGETNQPVSVSLVNAADSGIPKLSVGTEITFQVENKESRPLYVTILVINAAGDMSVIFPFDWSAIEGATLIQPLDKRIIPQPDDGFKLTIGGTLGISEALIIASTAPLRTALQALQKIAETRGLRNTRSPVPVTDEILGLTNNLLNDLDATTRSSNNGESIPLPADVRGIDTQRLAAMAIAFEVVS; encoded by the coding sequence ATGCCTCACATTAAACGCCGTCAGTTTGTGCAGTTTGCTGGTTCTGCATTGGCAACTCTAGGTATCAGCCAATGGGATATTATGCAGCAGGGTGATAGCATTGGTCAAGTTCTCGCTCAAAGCACACCCCGTAAATTGGCGCTACTGGTGGGTATAAATGAGTATTCTGGTAATATTACACCTTTGTCTGGCTGTGTCAATGATGTGTTGATGCAGAAGGAGTTATTGACTTACCGTTTTGGTTTTAATCCCCAAGATATCCTGACTTTGACGGATCAACAGGCTACTCGTCAAAACATCCTCACGGCTTTTGAAGAACATCTGATTAAACAAGCCAAACCGGGGGATGTGGTGGTGTTTCACTTCTCTGGACATGGTTCACAAGTCCAAGACCCTGACGGGGACTCCCCAGATGGGCTGAATAGTACGCTGGTTCCTGTGGATGGTGATTTACCAATGGGATATCCTGCCATCGGTGGCACTGTACAACACATTATGGGACATACGCTGTTTTTACTTATGTCTGCGTTGCAAACAGAAAATGTCACTGTGGTTTTAGATAGTTGTCATTCTGGCGGTGGGACACGGGGAATATTCCGGGTGCGGTCTATGGATGGTGGAAACCTTCTCCAACCTAGTCAAACAGAACTTGATTATCAGCGTCAGTGGTTGGGAAAACTGGGGATGTCTCCCCAAGATTTTATCAGAAAACGTCGGGAAAATATCGCTAAAGGTGTGGCGATCGCCAGCGCCAGACGAGAACAATTAGCTGTTGATTTTCCGTTTGGCGATTTTAGCGCAGGTGCATTTACTTATGTATTTACACAGTATCTTTGGCAACGTGCTGGTAATGAACCTGTCAGTAGAGCAATGTTAAATGTTCGTCAAAGTACAAACAGTTTAGCTAGGGAACAGGGGGTGATGCAAAACCCAGAATTTGAGTCAAATCTTCGCCCAGGAAATGCCAATGCACCTATCTATTTCACCCCTAAACAATCTCTCTCGGCGGAAGCTGTAATTACTCAAGTCAAGGGCAATGAAGTAGAATTATGGCTGGGAGGGCTAGATTCTGCTAGCTTAGAAGCATTTACAAATAATCCCTATTTCATCGCTTTAGATCCTAGCGGTGGTCAAAGAGGATTAGTCAGGTTAGATTCTCGTCAAGGATTAGTCGGTAAAGGCACTTTGCAAACCAATACACGACAACAAGGAACACTACAACCAGGAACCATATTACAAGAGCGTATCCGTAGTATTCCTAATAATTTGACTTTAAAAATCGGTATTGATAACTCTCTGAATAATAACACCGCACAACAGGCAAGACAAGCTCTACAAAAGATACAGCGGATTCAACCCAAAACCGTAGAACGAGAAGAACTGCAATATATCTTTGGTCAGATGAATGCAGCTAAGTATCAAGAACTACAGAAAAATAACATATCTAATCTGCCAGAAGTGGGTAGTTTTGGTTTATTTTTACCCAGTCTAGAGCAAATTGTCTCTAACTCTTTTGGTGAAGCTAAGGAAACTGTAATTCAAGCTGTGGAACGTTTACAACCCAAATTACGCTCTTTGCTAGCCACCAGAATCGTCAAGCAAATGCTAGGTAATACCAATTCTTCCAGAATCAATATTACTGCTTCGATGAATCTGGCTGATGAGCAAAAATTAATTAGTGAAACTTTTACAACTCGTGGGACTGTGAAACAAATCACAGGAGAGACAAATCAACCAGTATCAGTTTCCCTTGTGAATGCGGCAGATTCTGGTATACCCAAATTATCAGTGGGAACTGAGATTACTTTTCAGGTGGAAAATAAGGAATCTCGTCCACTTTACGTGACCATTTTGGTAATTAATGCTGCTGGTGATATGAGCGTCATTTTTCCTTTTGATTGGTCGGCTATAGAAGGTGCGACATTGATACAGCCTTTGGACAAACGGATAATTCCCCAACCTGATGATGGATTTAAACTCACCATTGGCGGAACTTTAGGCATCTCAGAGGCACTGATTATCGCTAGCACAGCCCCTCTGCGTACTGCCCTGCAAGCATTACAGAAAATTGCCGAAACCAGAGGATTGAGAAACACTCGTAGTCCTGTACCTGTGACTGATGAAATTTTGGGTTTAACCAATAATTTGCTCAACGACTTGGATGCAACTACTCGCAGCAGCAACAATGGGGAAAGTATACCATTGCCGGCCGATGTTCGTGGTATTGATACTCAAAGATTAGCAGCAATGGCGATCGCATTTGAGGTGGTAAGTTAA
- the ftsH3 gene encoding ATP-dependent zinc metalloprotease FtsH3, whose protein sequence is MNKRWRNAGLYALLFIVVIALGTAFFDKQPQTRETWRYSQFIQEVDKGSVDRVSLSADRSTALVTSRDGDKKVVTLVNDPDLINNLTEKGVDISVLPQTDEGFWFKALSSLFFPVLLLVGLFFLLRRAQSGPGNQAMNFGKSKARVQMEPQTQVTFGDVAGIDQAKLELNEVVDFLKNADRFTAVGAKIPKGVLLVGPPGTGKTLLARAVAGEAGVPFFSISGSEFVEMFVGVGASRVRDLFEQAKTNAPCIVFIDEIDAVGRQRGAGLGGGNDEREQTLNQLLTEMDGFEGNTGIIIIAATNRPDVLDAALLRPGRFDRQVVVDRPDYAGRSEILKVHARGKTLAKDVDLDKIARRTPGFTGADLSNLLNEAAILAARRNLTEIAMDEINDAIDRVLAGPEKKDRVMSEKRKTLVAYHEAGHALVGALMPDYDPVQKISIIPRGRAGGLTWFTPSEDRMDTGLYSRSYLENQMAVALGGRLAEELIFGDEEVTTGASNDLQQVARVARQMITRFGMSDRLGPVALGRQQGNMFLGRDIMSERDFSEETAAAIDEEVRKLVDVAYTRAKEVLVNNRHILDLIAKMLVEKETVDSDELQEILTNNDVKTAAFA, encoded by the coding sequence GTGAATAAAAGATGGAGAAATGCGGGGCTGTATGCGCTGCTTTTTATAGTTGTCATTGCTCTAGGAACAGCATTCTTTGACAAACAACCTCAAACTAGAGAAACATGGCGATACAGTCAATTTATTCAAGAAGTTGACAAAGGCAGTGTAGATAGAGTCAGTCTCAGTGCAGACCGCTCTACAGCACTTGTTACCTCCAGAGATGGTGACAAAAAGGTAGTAACTTTAGTTAATGACCCTGATTTAATCAATAATTTGACAGAAAAGGGCGTTGATATTTCCGTTTTGCCGCAAACTGACGAAGGATTTTGGTTTAAAGCACTGAGCAGTTTATTTTTCCCTGTATTGCTTCTGGTGGGTTTATTCTTCTTACTACGTCGCGCTCAAAGTGGTCCTGGAAACCAAGCCATGAACTTTGGTAAATCCAAAGCCAGAGTGCAGATGGAGCCACAAACACAAGTCACCTTTGGCGATGTCGCTGGTATTGACCAAGCCAAGCTGGAATTAAACGAAGTAGTAGACTTTCTCAAAAACGCCGACCGCTTTACAGCAGTGGGAGCAAAAATTCCTAAAGGTGTATTGTTAGTTGGCCCTCCAGGGACAGGTAAAACCCTGTTAGCTCGTGCTGTAGCTGGAGAAGCTGGTGTACCCTTCTTTTCCATCTCCGGTTCTGAATTTGTAGAAATGTTCGTTGGTGTGGGTGCTTCCCGCGTCCGCGATTTATTTGAACAAGCTAAGACCAACGCTCCTTGTATCGTATTTATCGATGAAATTGACGCGGTAGGTCGTCAACGGGGTGCAGGTTTAGGCGGTGGTAACGATGAACGGGAACAAACCCTCAACCAGTTACTCACCGAAATGGATGGTTTTGAAGGTAATACTGGCATTATCATTATTGCCGCTACCAACCGTCCTGATGTCTTAGATGCAGCCTTGTTGCGTCCTGGTCGTTTTGACCGTCAAGTAGTTGTAGACCGTCCTGACTATGCAGGACGTAGTGAAATTCTCAAAGTTCACGCCCGTGGTAAGACCTTAGCCAAGGATGTAGACTTAGATAAAATTGCTCGTCGGACTCCTGGGTTTACTGGTGCAGATTTGTCCAACTTGCTCAACGAAGCGGCAATTTTGGCAGCACGACGCAATTTAACTGAAATTGCCATGGATGAAATCAATGATGCCATTGATCGCGTCTTAGCTGGCCCAGAGAAGAAAGACCGGGTAATGAGCGAGAAGCGCAAAACCCTAGTAGCATATCACGAAGCTGGTCACGCCTTAGTTGGTGCTTTGATGCCCGACTATGACCCAGTACAAAAAATCAGCATTATTCCTCGCGGTCGTGCTGGTGGTTTAACTTGGTTTACTCCCAGTGAAGACCGGATGGATACAGGTTTGTATAGCCGTTCTTATCTGGAAAATCAAATGGCTGTAGCTTTAGGCGGTCGTTTAGCTGAAGAATTAATCTTTGGTGATGAAGAAGTGACCACAGGTGCTTCCAACGACTTGCAACAAGTAGCCCGTGTGGCGCGTCAGATGATTACTCGTTTTGGGATGAGCGATCGCTTGGGGCCAGTAGCTCTTGGTCGTCAGCAAGGTAATATGTTCTTAGGCAGAGATATCATGTCAGAGCGTGATTTCTCCGAAGAAACTGCGGCTGCTATTGACGAAGAAGTTCGTAAACTGGTGGATGTAGCTTATACACGAGCTAAAGAAGTATTAGTGAACAATCGCCACATTCTTGATCTAATCGCCAAAATGCTGGTGGAAAAAGAAACAGTAGATTCCGACGAATTGCAAGAAATTTTGACAAATAACGATGTCAAAACTGCTGCTTTTGCTTAA
- a CDS encoding glycosyltransferase family 4 protein has product MRIAQIAPLFERVPPPAYGGIELVVGLLTDELVRRGHEVTLFASGDSISLAKLVSVHPRALRLDPDVKEYNIYEMLQLGFVYERAEEFDIIHSHVCCAALPYANLIKTPTVHTLHGVFTPDNEKMFQYAKHQPFVSISNAQRELRLGLNYVSTVYNGIDVNSYNFHPQPDNPPYLAFLGRMSPEKGAHLAIAIAKETGYHLKLAGKVDLIDQEYFEQEVKPHIDGQQIEYLGEANHVQKNALMGGAIATLFPITWREPFGLVMVESMAAGTPVIAMKLGSTVEVIKPGKSGFLCNNVNDFISAIEKVKQLDRSHCREYVENYFSLQRMTDGYEAVYQQILQDKSAQNANIHDVLSLGISTTTI; this is encoded by the coding sequence ATGCGAATTGCTCAGATTGCCCCATTATTCGAGAGAGTACCACCTCCAGCTTATGGGGGCATAGAGTTAGTTGTAGGATTACTAACTGATGAATTAGTTAGACGGGGACATGAAGTGACACTATTTGCTTCAGGAGATTCGATTAGTTTGGCAAAGCTAGTATCAGTTCATCCCCGTGCCTTACGACTCGATCCAGATGTCAAGGAATACAATATATATGAAATGCTACAACTAGGCTTTGTCTATGAACGGGCAGAGGAATTTGACATTATTCATTCCCATGTGTGCTGTGCGGCACTACCCTATGCGAATCTCATTAAAACACCCACAGTTCATACATTGCACGGTGTTTTTACTCCTGATAACGAAAAAATGTTTCAATATGCTAAACATCAACCTTTTGTGAGTATTTCCAATGCCCAGCGAGAACTCAGGTTAGGGTTAAATTATGTATCAACGGTTTACAATGGGATTGATGTGAACAGTTATAATTTTCATCCCCAACCGGATAATCCTCCATACTTGGCATTTCTAGGGCGGATGTCTCCAGAGAAAGGCGCACATCTAGCGATCGCTATTGCTAAAGAAACAGGTTACCATTTAAAGCTTGCAGGTAAAGTAGATTTAATAGACCAAGAATACTTTGAGCAAGAAGTCAAGCCCCACATTGATGGTCAGCAAATTGAGTATCTGGGTGAAGCAAATCATGTGCAAAAAAATGCCCTGATGGGAGGTGCTATAGCAACTCTTTTCCCCATCACTTGGCGAGAGCCTTTTGGCTTAGTTATGGTAGAATCAATGGCAGCAGGTACACCCGTGATTGCGATGAAACTAGGGTCTACTGTTGAGGTAATTAAACCCGGAAAGTCTGGTTTTCTTTGCAATAACGTCAATGATTTTATTAGTGCTATTGAGAAGGTAAAGCAGTTAGACCGCTCTCATTGCCGAGAATATGTCGAAAATTACTTTAGTCTGCAACGCATGACTGATGGTTATGAGGCAGTTTATCAGCAAATTCTCCAAGATAAATCTGCTCAAAATGCTAATATCCACGATGTGCTTAGTCTAGGTATTAGCACAACGACCATCTAG
- a CDS encoding J domain-containing protein: MTENGIKRQISKNTTYYGLLGLHPSASVIDIRRAYWQLSKQYHPDTTELPATVATTKFQQINEAYATLSSPERRLSYDAKIGYSRFGVIQAPTDLNHPVRQPYDFSKSMYLDASDRPLSAGEIFVLFVLGLTLVGCLLVAIAVGMIRGENNIQTQLTQAQITHISQVPSPGQIEMMEF, from the coding sequence GTGACTGAAAACGGGATAAAGCGACAAATCAGCAAGAATACAACATATTACGGACTGCTAGGACTGCATCCCTCAGCGTCGGTGATCGATATCCGTCGCGCTTACTGGCAGTTGAGTAAACAATATCACCCAGATACTACAGAATTACCTGCTACGGTTGCGACTACCAAATTTCAGCAAATTAATGAAGCTTACGCCACTCTCAGCAGTCCAGAACGGCGTTTAAGTTATGATGCGAAAATTGGCTATTCTCGCTTTGGGGTAATTCAAGCCCCAACGGATTTAAACCATCCGGTGCGTCAACCCTACGATTTTTCTAAATCAATGTATCTGGATGCGAGCGATCGCCCCTTATCCGCCGGAGAAATCTTTGTATTATTTGTGTTAGGCTTAACCCTTGTGGGTTGTTTGCTAGTAGCGATCGCTGTGGGTATGATTCGTGGTGAAAACAACATCCAAACCCAACTTACCCAAGCACAAATTACCCATATTTCTCAAGTTCCCAGCCCTGGACAAATTGAGATGATGGAATTTTGA
- a CDS encoding aminotransferase class IV, with product MYWYNGKLIESQTLELDINDSGLLFGATVFTTVRVYGKCLDSSLTNWVAHCDRLLFSLQSFSWQEPNWHLVRQGAEILAAHFPVLRITLFADGREWITGRQLPPDLSAKQKHGITTNVALSNFYRSLPSHKTGNYLSAWLAKTHAQQLNSQEAIFINAAGNWLETTTGNLWGWQNGSWWTPPLTGEILPGIVRSQLIKNLPTVHESPWNAELVRGFEAIAYTNSVVEIIPIHTVVQPTGSLQYNPYHSSFLEIRRLF from the coding sequence ATTTATTGGTATAACGGCAAACTTATAGAATCCCAAACTCTAGAATTAGATATTAATGATTCGGGGTTACTTTTTGGGGCTACGGTATTTACAACGGTGCGGGTTTATGGTAAATGCCTCGATAGTAGTTTAACTAATTGGGTGGCACACTGCGATCGCCTACTTTTCTCACTACAATCATTTAGTTGGCAAGAACCAAACTGGCATCTGGTGCGTCAAGGTGCAGAAATTTTGGCGGCACATTTCCCCGTTCTCAGAATTACCCTGTTTGCTGATGGCCGAGAGTGGATAACTGGAAGGCAGTTACCACCTGATTTAAGCGCCAAACAAAAACACGGCATTACCACAAATGTGGCATTGTCAAACTTTTATCGCAGTCTCCCTTCTCATAAAACTGGCAATTACCTGAGTGCTTGGTTGGCTAAGACTCACGCCCAACAGTTAAATTCTCAGGAAGCCATTTTTATCAATGCCGCAGGCAATTGGCTAGAAACTACCACAGGTAACCTTTGGGGATGGCAGAATGGTAGTTGGTGGACACCACCATTAACAGGGGAGATTTTACCGGGAATCGTGCGATCGCAACTCATAAAGAATCTACCCACCGTGCATGAGTCACCCTGGAATGCCGAATTAGTGCGGGGATTTGAAGCGATCGCCTACACTAATAGTGTGGTGGAAATTATCCCCATTCATACCGTTGTGCAGCCCACAGGGTCGCTACAATATAATCCCTACCATTCTAGTTTTCTAGAAATAAGGAGGCTTTTTTAA
- a CDS encoding class I SAM-dependent methyltransferase: MSSPINVQLSLDNFELIEGIYFPSDYAQLNKTQHKQTWDKIGKTYYGSQKIDTVEEASPIKQDYTLLTGTPGGTWNKFPLNKSVDSILELGCGYGRAPLHLSKNKNLQCEKYYGIDISQPLLERLIKVKKEYDFFPGAEFFVICTSAEILPLQDDSIDLVISNCVFMHIPDAQLRKLMAEIARVLKPGGMFVFNHSFHNKACPSHIIHNFIRKLNPVSRNPIYLKQYSGVEIEEMLVESGIKNKCLEYVVEPTKEYAILPNTIKGVPVPFAKAINSSLKPSEKQKTTLAYGFSAYSTPLV, encoded by the coding sequence ATGAGTTCACCAATTAATGTTCAACTTAGTCTAGATAACTTTGAATTGATAGAAGGCATTTATTTTCCTAGCGACTATGCCCAGTTAAATAAAACTCAACATAAACAAACATGGGATAAAATTGGTAAAACTTACTATGGTTCTCAAAAAATTGATACCGTTGAAGAAGCATCTCCCATTAAACAAGATTATACTCTCTTAACTGGCACGCCAGGCGGTACTTGGAATAAGTTCCCCCTCAATAAATCTGTTGATAGTATTTTAGAACTTGGTTGTGGTTACGGACGCGCTCCATTACACCTTTCTAAAAATAAAAATCTGCAATGTGAAAAATATTATGGTATTGATATTTCTCAACCTCTGTTGGAACGGTTAATTAAGGTTAAAAAAGAATATGATTTTTTCCCTGGGGCTGAATTTTTTGTAATTTGCACTTCAGCCGAAATATTACCTTTACAAGATGACTCTATAGATTTAGTAATTTCTAATTGTGTTTTTATGCACATTCCTGATGCACAGTTAAGAAAACTAATGGCAGAAATAGCTCGCGTCCTCAAGCCAGGAGGAATGTTTGTTTTTAATCACTCTTTTCATAATAAGGCTTGTCCTTCTCACATTATACACAATTTTATCAGGAAATTAAATCCTGTGAGTAGAAACCCTATTTATTTGAAGCAATATTCTGGTGTAGAAATTGAGGAAATGTTAGTAGAGTCTGGCATTAAAAACAAGTGCCTAGAATACGTTGTAGAACCAACAAAAGAATATGCTATTTTGCCAAACACTATTAAGGGAGTTCCCGTACCTTTTGCTAAAGCAATTAATAGTAGTCTCAAGCCATCAGAAAAACAAAAGACAACTTTAGCTTACGGCTTTAGTGCTTATAGTACACCTTTAGTATAA
- the bioB gene encoding biotin synthase BioB — protein MSVGIRYNWQKAEIQAIYNTPFLELIYQAASVHRQYHDSTKIQVCKLISIKTGACPEDCGYCAQSSRYQTEVKPQALLEKETVLNIAQKAKATGVSRVCMGAAWREVRDNSQFETVLEMVKEVTDMGLEVCCTLGMLTTNQAKRLEAAGLYAYNHNLDTSQEYYNTIITTRTYGDRLNTIDNVRQTNVTVCSGGILGLGESVDDRVGMLETLSNLQPHPESVPINILSQVPGTPLENQPDVPIWEVVRMIATARIIMPNSDVRLSAGRARLSQVEQALCFMAGANSIFSSDDNQMLTITTPCPDYDADKEMLNLLGLEMRPPHQRPEKVTTPAVVV, from the coding sequence ATGTCGGTGGGAATACGCTACAATTGGCAAAAGGCAGAGATTCAAGCGATATACAACACGCCATTCCTAGAGCTGATTTATCAAGCTGCTAGCGTGCATCGCCAATATCATGATTCAACAAAAATACAAGTTTGTAAGCTCATCTCAATTAAAACAGGTGCTTGTCCCGAAGATTGCGGCTACTGCGCCCAGTCTTCCCGTTATCAAACCGAAGTCAAGCCCCAAGCACTGTTAGAGAAGGAAACAGTCCTGAACATTGCCCAAAAAGCTAAAGCAACGGGCGTAAGTCGTGTTTGCATGGGTGCGGCTTGGCGGGAAGTGCGGGATAACTCGCAATTTGAGACAGTCCTGGAAATGGTCAAAGAAGTGACCGATATGGGTTTAGAAGTCTGCTGTACTCTGGGAATGCTGACCACAAATCAGGCGAAACGCTTAGAAGCAGCTGGATTATATGCTTATAACCATAACTTGGATACTTCTCAGGAATATTATAATACGATTATTACCACGAGAACTTATGGCGATCGCCTGAATACAATTGACAATGTTCGACAGACAAATGTCACAGTCTGTTCTGGCGGTATTCTCGGTTTAGGCGAAAGTGTTGATGACCGTGTGGGGATGTTAGAGACTCTATCAAATTTACAACCTCATCCAGAGTCCGTCCCCATTAATATTCTTTCTCAAGTCCCCGGTACACCCCTAGAAAACCAACCAGATGTACCCATTTGGGAAGTAGTACGCATGATCGCCACAGCCAGAATTATTATGCCAAATTCTGATGTGCGTCTGAGTGCTGGTAGAGCGAGACTTTCCCAAGTAGAACAAGCTTTATGCTTTATGGCTGGCGCAAATTCCATCTTTTCCAGCGATGATAATCAAATGCTCACAATCACCACTCCCTGTCCCGATTATGACGCTGACAAAGAAATGCTGAATTTGCTGGGCTTAGAAATGCGTCCTCCCCACCAAAGACCGGAAAAGGTCACAACTCCAGCCGTTGTAGTTTAA
- a CDS encoding MbtH domain protein: MNELVKRLSEGEHPVEASLKPEKTVTAFKESIDRGYVHINFINPQGGTDLSVRLDPEASNLNEADFDNQTGNVHLVGNLVLNYVPVKCIANIDLVTLNGKGYLEPVEP; the protein is encoded by the coding sequence ATGAACGAGTTAGTAAAACGATTGTCAGAAGGAGAACATCCTGTTGAGGCAAGTTTAAAACCAGAAAAAACAGTAACAGCCTTTAAAGAAAGTATTGATCGAGGATATGTACATATTAATTTTATAAATCCTCAAGGAGGTACTGATTTAAGTGTAAGACTCGACCCAGAAGCATCTAATTTGAATGAAGCGGATTTTGATAATCAAACTGGGAATGTTCATCTGGTTGGTAACTTGGTTCTAAATTATGTACCAGTTAAATGTATTGCAAATATTGACCTTGTGACATTAAATGGTAAGGGATATTTAGAACCAGTAGAACCATAA